A single Aquificaceae bacterium DNA region contains:
- the yaaA gene encoding peroxide stress protein YaaA yields MFLFLLPYSRLQRKLVFKNCDDSRFTLEEFEPLARSIEKEFVKDYSLAPLYRRFRNVFWESLELWVLPPPVVRYIEENSWVLSPLYGLVKPTACIPFAPVSWKEFYGEKTLMDFWKEHIRNLSKKLLSEKVVVSFVGKPYEKLFDLKHAKGFLSFEYYRKDQRVKLPYKHYAYTLRYIAEKNLSLSELEKINFYDYKVESVKSLGNKTLVVMRSEGRYEI; encoded by the coding sequence ATGTTTCTTTTCCTCTTGCCATATAGCAGGCTTCAAAGGAAGTTGGTCTTTAAAAATTGTGATGATAGCAGGTTTACACTTGAGGAGTTTGAGCCTCTTGCAAGGTCTATTGAAAAGGAGTTTGTCAAAGACTACTCTCTCGCACCTTTGTATAGAAGATTTAGGAATGTTTTTTGGGAAAGTCTGGAGCTGTGGGTCTTGCCTCCTCCTGTGGTTAGATACATAGAGGAAAATTCCTGGGTCTTGTCTCCTTTATATGGTCTTGTTAAACCTACCGCTTGCATTCCCTTTGCACCCGTATCTTGGAAGGAGTTTTATGGAGAGAAAACTCTTATGGATTTTTGGAAAGAACACATTAGAAACCTCTCAAAAAAGCTCCTTTCTGAAAAGGTTGTCGTTTCCTTTGTTGGTAAACCTTATGAGAAACTCTTTGACCTAAAACATGCCAAAGGCTTTTTGAGCTTTGAGTATTATAGGAAAGACCAAAGGGTAAAATTGCCCTATAAGCACTACGCCTATACGCTAAGATACATAGCTGAGAAAAACTTGAGCCTTTCGGAGCTTGAAAAGATAAACTTCTATGACTATAAGGTGGAAAGTGTAAAAAGCCTTGGCAATAAAACCTTGGTGGTTATGAGGTCGGAGGGTAGGTATGAAATCTAA
- the rsmA gene encoding 16S rRNA (adenine(1518)-N(6)/adenine(1519)-N(6))-dimethyltransferase RsmA, which produces MKLKKHLGQHLLVAKGVLERIVEFLELQEEDIVVEIGPGTGNLTKEILKKNFKELHLLEIDPQMVEILHRDIQEERVFIHKEDATKFNLCSLGENLKVVGNLPYNVASLILENTVFHHSCIPMAVYMLQKEVAEKIQKGASWLSTFVRTFYRVEYLMSLPARFFVPPPKVQSGLIRLSRREELPKLDLMDYKGFLVGLYSMRRKALKNKVPETILLKAGIDPMCRVETLEPDSVLMLYNMLQKLRGEKR; this is translated from the coding sequence ATGAAGCTCAAAAAACATCTCGGTCAACACCTTCTTGTGGCAAAGGGTGTCCTTGAACGCATAGTGGAGTTTTTGGAGCTCCAAGAGGAGGACATAGTGGTTGAGATAGGTCCAGGCACTGGAAACCTAACAAAAGAAATCCTAAAGAAGAACTTCAAAGAGCTTCATCTTTTAGAAATAGACCCGCAGATGGTAGAAATTCTTCATAGAGACATACAAGAGGAGAGAGTGTTTATTCACAAAGAAGATGCCACTAAGTTTAACCTTTGCTCTCTGGGAGAAAACCTCAAAGTAGTGGGAAATCTACCCTATAATGTGGCAAGTCTTATATTAGAAAACACGGTTTTTCACCATTCCTGCATTCCAATGGCAGTTTACATGCTACAGAAAGAAGTGGCAGAGAAAATTCAAAAGGGAGCTTCTTGGCTTTCTACCTTTGTGAGAACCTTTTATAGGGTTGAGTATCTTATGAGCTTGCCTGCGCGCTTCTTTGTGCCACCCCCAAAGGTGCAGTCTGGACTTATTAGGCTAAGCAGAAGAGAGGAGCTTCCAAAGTTAGACCTTATGGACTATAAGGGTTTCTTGGTAGGCTTATACTCCATGAGAAGAAAGGCTCTAAAGAATAAAGTTCCAGAAACTATACTTCTAAAAGCAGGCATTGACCCCATGTGTAGAGTTGAAACTCTTGAGCCAGACAGTGTTCTTATGCTTTATAATATGCTTCAAAAACTGAGAGGTGAAAAGCGATGA
- the speE gene encoding polyamine aminopropyltransferase, whose translation MMDTFFMERDPYAPIRHCYPISNVLYHGKSEYQEIMVVESPHFGRILILDGVAQCDERYEFIYHEFMAHVPLYAHPNPENVLIIGGGDGGVLREVLKHPEVKRAVLVDIDKEVIEVSKRFLPTMAVAFEDPRAIILNEDGYKYIQDYENEFDVIIVDSTDPVGFAHVLTTEEFFKYVYRALKEDGIYVGQTESIHYHIEIVRRIQKALKKVFPIVDLYTAVIPGYAGYWWTMSIASKKYPVREPSREVRVQTKLYSADMHRHAFLPESFYNRLISGEYVF comes from the coding sequence ATGATGGACACCTTCTTTATGGAAAGAGACCCATATGCACCCATAAGACATTGCTATCCCATAAGCAACGTGCTTTATCATGGCAAAAGCGAGTATCAAGAAATAATGGTGGTGGAATCGCCTCACTTTGGTAGAATCCTTATCCTTGATGGTGTAGCCCAGTGTGATGAGCGGTATGAGTTCATCTACCACGAGTTTATGGCACATGTGCCACTTTATGCCCATCCAAACCCAGAAAATGTTCTTATAATAGGTGGTGGTGATGGTGGAGTTCTAAGGGAAGTTCTTAAGCACCCAGAGGTTAAAAGGGCTGTCCTTGTGGACATAGACAAGGAGGTTATAGAGGTATCCAAAAGGTTCTTACCTACCATGGCGGTCGCCTTTGAAGACCCAAGAGCAATAATCCTCAATGAGGATGGCTACAAATACATTCAAGACTATGAGAATGAATTTGATGTGATAATAGTAGACTCCACAGACCCAGTGGGTTTTGCCCACGTGTTAACCACAGAGGAGTTCTTTAAGTATGTCTACAGAGCCCTCAAGGAGGACGGCATATACGTGGGTCAGACAGAGTCCATACACTACCACATTGAAATAGTTAGAAGAATACAAAAGGCTCTTAAGAAAGTTTTTCCAATAGTAGACCTCTACACCGCGGTAATACCAGGATACGCAGGATACTGGTGGACCATGTCCATAGCTTCTAAAAAGTACCCCGTAAGAGAGCCTTCCAGAGAGGTAAGGGTTCAGACAAAGCTATACTCTGCGGACATGCACCGTCATGCCTTCCTACCAGAGAGCTTCTATAACAGGCTCATATCTGGTGAATACGTGTTTTAG
- a CDS encoding ribonuclease H-like YkuK family protein, with translation MPLIRNIEEVKEFIRKTSQKTAVYVGCDSRQVKNHTVFVSVVVVHIDSCRGAKIFWKVDKVPRIRSLRQRLLEEVSRAVYLALEISEVVGNRPFEVHLDINPNPEHNSSVILKEAIGYVLAQGLKPVVKPHSVAATTVADYITGKY, from the coding sequence ATGCCTCTCATAAGGAACATTGAGGAGGTAAAGGAGTTTATAAGAAAAACCTCGCAGAAGACCGCTGTTTATGTGGGCTGTGATTCAAGGCAGGTTAAAAACCACACGGTCTTTGTTTCTGTGGTGGTTGTTCACATAGATTCCTGCAGAGGTGCAAAGATATTCTGGAAAGTGGACAAAGTGCCACGTATAAGGTCTTTGAGACAAAGGCTTTTAGAGGAGGTAAGTAGGGCGGTCTATCTTGCCCTTGAGATTTCTGAAGTGGTTGGCAACAGACCTTTTGAAGTCCACCTTGATATAAACCCAAACCCAGAGCATAACTCCAGCGTCATACTCAAGGAAGCCATAGGTTATGTGCTTGCCCAGGGTCTAAAGCCTGTGGTAAAGCCTCATTCCGTCGCAGCTACTACTGTGGCGGACTATATTACCGGCAAATACTAA